One window from the genome of Leptospira johnsonii encodes:
- a CDS encoding patatin-like phospholipase family protein, whose protein sequence is MELPKAKKGKRALLVEGGGMKGAFAGGVLHSLNCILPAKNFDLVLAVSSGACCAAYYATTPDPEPVSGDHTLSIWKYELAGKKLISVFHPLFGKPFLDQKYLIDYLFRKKYRIVTENLGKKGLPELRIAVSNLRSRSIEYRKATKENLFDLLKAATSLPIATKGKYKVEGEYLSDAAILNPLPLQDLIEAGYKDITVVLNSPIQHSSPPLTSISRFLSFPLDRKLSKIMKFSHHTNYNTAREIASNPPKGVRIYTIAPESKLPVGLITTKQSKLEATVELGKEIGRKAAKFLKRKL, encoded by the coding sequence ATGGAACTTCCTAAAGCAAAAAAAGGAAAGCGAGCATTATTGGTAGAAGGAGGAGGAATGAAAGGAGCGTTTGCCGGAGGAGTATTACATTCTTTGAATTGTATTCTACCTGCCAAAAATTTCGATCTTGTCCTTGCCGTTTCTTCAGGAGCTTGTTGTGCTGCATACTACGCGACTACACCTGATCCTGAGCCGGTTTCCGGAGATCATACACTTTCTATTTGGAAATACGAACTCGCAGGCAAAAAATTAATCTCGGTCTTTCATCCTCTTTTCGGAAAACCGTTCTTAGATCAGAAATATTTAATAGATTACCTATTCCGAAAAAAATATAGGATCGTGACCGAAAATTTAGGAAAAAAAGGACTACCTGAACTAAGGATCGCAGTCAGCAATCTTCGATCCAGATCTATAGAATATAGAAAAGCCACAAAAGAAAATTTATTCGATCTATTAAAGGCAGCAACATCACTTCCGATTGCAACCAAAGGAAAATATAAGGTAGAAGGAGAATATCTATCCGATGCAGCAATCCTGAATCCTTTGCCTCTACAAGATTTGATCGAGGCAGGATATAAGGATATAACGGTAGTATTAAACTCGCCTATTCAACATTCATCTCCTCCGCTCACATCTATAAGCAGATTTTTATCTTTTCCTCTGGATCGCAAACTATCCAAGATCATGAAATTTTCCCATCATACGAATTATAATACTGCAAGAGAAATCGCATCTAATCCACCTAAAGGAGTTCGCATTTATACGATTGCACCCGAATCTAAACTTCCTGTCGGATTAATCACAACGAAACAATCCAAGCTTGAAGCAACAGTCGAACTAGGAAAAGAAATCGGAAGAAAGGCCGCAAAATTTTTAAAACGAAAGCTATGA
- a CDS encoding OmpP1/FadL family transporter: MKLGINIIFFKILPQSRKGAIPFLLTLLLILSINSSVYGFQGIMPTSFGARQAGMGGAFQAVGGSVMDLESNPSHLARLTTPKWEFGTSVHFAKIEYSDSFIDQDPNLSYQNKILETPRAVFPYMGYIHPVTDRLGIGFALYTQGGGGGSFSNITRISPGKQSLNDTLGGDVPFGTERKLQEDLKFKFMLTKLTIGAGYRFGNLSVGLGLDLAYAFMEMKKTNMDLSRTVELPGSLAYNSDPAYSYGGKLGFSYELSSSIRVAYSYTLRNVLHMDGQMKVEGEDPIVKNGSRVSRYMVWPDRHIFGISYRNNSWIFDFDIKFIPWSQSFRTNRFILEQPLVTTPVGSESNVMQMNFRWRDQYCFALGAEYEWKYGFRFRAGYSYAKTPMTPQGLNPMLGTTNEHHLAGGLGYYTTSGSALHFAIEYAFPKSMKGSESSDWTLAHSIFSAKEIQLAQFQFSKSVSVLSLSFGIEKNI, translated from the coding sequence ATGAAACTCGGAATTAATATCATATTTTTTAAAATATTGCCTCAATCGAGAAAAGGAGCGATCCCCTTCTTACTGACCCTTCTCCTCATATTATCAATAAACTCTTCCGTGTACGGATTCCAAGGGATCATGCCAACTTCATTCGGAGCGAGGCAAGCCGGGATGGGAGGCGCATTCCAAGCAGTCGGAGGTTCCGTTATGGACTTAGAATCCAATCCATCTCATTTGGCAAGGCTCACTACTCCTAAATGGGAGTTCGGCACTTCTGTTCATTTTGCAAAAATAGAATATTCAGATTCTTTTATAGACCAAGACCCTAACCTTTCCTACCAGAATAAGATCCTAGAAACTCCGAGAGCAGTTTTTCCATATATGGGCTATATCCATCCTGTCACGGATCGGCTCGGGATTGGATTCGCATTGTATACACAAGGAGGAGGAGGAGGTTCTTTTTCAAATATCACTCGGATCTCACCTGGCAAACAAAGTTTAAATGATACCTTAGGTGGAGATGTTCCTTTCGGAACAGAAAGAAAATTACAAGAAGATCTTAAATTCAAATTTATGCTTACTAAGCTGACTATAGGAGCCGGATATAGATTCGGAAATCTATCCGTAGGTTTAGGACTTGATCTTGCCTATGCATTTATGGAAATGAAGAAGACAAATATGGATCTGAGCAGGACAGTCGAACTGCCCGGCAGCCTTGCGTATAATAGCGATCCTGCTTACTCATACGGAGGAAAATTAGGATTTTCTTATGAACTCTCCTCAAGTATAAGAGTAGCTTACTCTTATACACTTCGAAACGTTTTACATATGGACGGACAAATGAAGGTAGAAGGAGAAGATCCGATCGTCAAAAACGGATCTCGCGTTTCAAGATATATGGTTTGGCCGGATCGACATATTTTCGGGATCTCTTATCGTAATAATTCTTGGATTTTCGATTTTGATATTAAGTTCATTCCTTGGTCCCAAAGTTTTCGCACAAATCGTTTTATCTTAGAGCAACCGTTAGTAACTACTCCAGTCGGTTCGGAATCAAACGTAATGCAGATGAATTTCAGATGGAGAGATCAATATTGTTTCGCTTTAGGCGCGGAATACGAGTGGAAATACGGATTTAGATTTAGAGCAGGATACAGTTACGCTAAAACCCCAATGACTCCCCAAGGATTAAATCCAATGCTTGGGACCACGAATGAACATCATCTTGCAGGAGGGTTAGGATATTATACTACGAGCGGTTCTGCGCTTCATTTTGCGATAGAATATGCATTTCCAAAATCTATGAAGGGAAGCGAGTCTTCTGATTGGACCTTGGCACATTCTATCTTTTCTGCAAAGGAAATCCAACTGGCGCAATTCCAATTCAGCAAATCAGTTTCAGTATTGAGCTTAAGTTTTGGTATTGAGAAAAATATTTAA
- a CDS encoding response regulator translates to MNGLNVLLVEDEVITAMLIRRELKKIGYNVIDLATSGEEAVRIAKEDRPDLILMDITLAGEMDGIAAASEIKEDVDIPIVFVTGYQDRGTKDRAALTKPLGYFVKPLQIDQLKSLIDSHF, encoded by the coding sequence ATGAACGGTTTAAACGTGCTTCTTGTAGAAGACGAGGTCATTACTGCCATGTTGATCCGAAGAGAGCTGAAAAAGATCGGATATAATGTGATAGACCTCGCCACATCAGGAGAAGAGGCGGTTCGGATCGCGAAGGAAGATCGTCCTGATCTGATCTTAATGGATATCACTCTCGCAGGAGAAATGGATGGGATTGCCGCAGCTTCCGAGATCAAAGAGGATGTAGATATTCCCATCGTTTTTGTCACCGGATACCAGGATAGAGGCACTAAAGATAGAGCCGCCTTAACTAAACCTTTGGGTTATTTTGTAAAACCATTACAGATCGATCAATTGAAGAGTCTGATAGATTCTCATTTTTGA
- a CDS encoding MASE3 domain-containing protein gives MDQETSYSNRHWLNVVIVLFLASLPILVIQVFHSSVYFESEIPPYLVFHNIAESFSIIVSMSIFGVGWFTYAQSKDSHTLFLGTACLGIALMDMMHMLGYTGMPDLLTPNSPNKSTQFWIIVRLFAAISFLVSAFVPNENGLFTRKRWILIVPGLVSIFTFIGVTYYPDLLPVTFSPEIGLTHFKRVSEFVIIFILVLALIAYRFRIPRFGWSHTKYYIYAFIFSIFSELVFAVYTTVFDIYNILGHIYKIVSFCLIYKGVFISSINSPYRKILETNEILSRSLVEKENLIREIYHRSNNTLQVIGSLIFLQAEAYPDSPEIKTVVYRIQDRIQAISLVHRLLFSGQDLSSVQIKQYISELSNYALQSNSNDSCKLSLKMEIEDRKLLFDVVIPIGLILSELLNNSVKYAFPEASSGNISISFYEGKDNRFHLIYSDDGVGMKEDYNFKSCSSLGIQLIQGIAENQLSGKVRFKTGSKFQCEIDFPNNIYKKRV, from the coding sequence ATGGATCAGGAAACTTCTTATTCGAATCGTCATTGGCTGAACGTAGTTATAGTCTTATTTCTTGCTTCTCTTCCCATACTCGTCATTCAGGTTTTTCATTCGTCAGTCTATTTCGAATCCGAAATTCCTCCTTATCTCGTTTTTCATAATATAGCCGAATCATTCAGTATTATAGTATCGATGTCTATTTTCGGAGTAGGCTGGTTTACTTATGCACAAAGTAAAGATAGTCACACCTTATTTTTAGGGACTGCATGTTTGGGAATCGCCTTAATGGATATGATGCATATGCTGGGCTACACCGGCATGCCGGATCTACTTACCCCGAATTCTCCTAATAAATCCACACAGTTCTGGATCATAGTTCGTCTCTTTGCGGCAATTTCGTTTTTGGTGAGTGCATTTGTTCCGAACGAAAACGGTCTATTTACGCGGAAAAGATGGATACTTATTGTGCCGGGTCTAGTTTCTATATTTACATTCATTGGAGTAACCTATTATCCGGACCTTCTCCCTGTTACCTTTTCTCCTGAGATTGGTTTAACACATTTTAAACGGGTTTCGGAGTTCGTTATTATTTTCATCCTTGTTCTTGCTTTGATCGCTTATCGATTTAGGATACCTAGGTTTGGCTGGAGTCATACTAAATACTATATTTACGCATTTATCTTTTCTATATTCAGCGAGCTTGTATTTGCGGTGTACACTACTGTATTCGATATATATAATATACTAGGCCATATTTATAAGATCGTTTCTTTCTGCTTGATTTACAAAGGTGTTTTTATATCTTCGATTAATAGCCCATATCGAAAAATCCTAGAAACAAACGAGATATTGTCCAGATCCTTGGTCGAGAAAGAAAACTTGATCCGAGAGATATATCATCGTTCCAATAATACCCTGCAAGTGATTGGTAGTTTGATCTTTTTGCAAGCAGAGGCATATCCGGACAGTCCAGAAATTAAAACGGTAGTGTATAGGATCCAGGATCGTATTCAAGCGATCTCTCTTGTCCATCGATTGCTATTTTCCGGGCAAGATCTATCTTCCGTACAAATAAAACAATATATCTCCGAGTTATCGAATTATGCATTGCAGAGCAACAGCAATGATTCCTGCAAGCTGAGTCTTAAGATGGAGATCGAAGATCGGAAACTTCTTTTTGACGTAGTAATTCCTATCGGTTTGATCCTTTCTGAACTTTTGAATAATTCGGTCAAATATGCTTTCCCGGAAGCTTCTTCCGGGAATATCTCGATCTCTTTCTACGAAGGTAAGGATAATAGATTTCATTTAATATATTCCGATGATGGAGTAGGAATGAAGGAAGATTACAATTTTAAAAGTTGTAGTTCTCTAGGTATACAGCTCATCCAAGGGATCGCGGAAAATCAACTATCAGGAAAGGTCCGTTTTAAGACAGGCTCGAAGTTCCAATGCGAGATCGATTTTCCGAATAATATATATAAGAAGCGGGTGTAA
- a CDS encoding N-acetylmuramoyl-L-alanine amidase — protein sequence MIRKILLILFLLIFSLSVSSQETIPKRTYNIVIDPGHGGLDLKPKEEHGDKYDPISNKYLEPYKAGAQTKSRRESEVVLALAKEVKEILDLTKTPEGFETFRTYAKKFTNDTLPWIRIDSDLTREETAKEEGADLSSDPNAFYRLYDYPDKKSGKIKPGRISRINAARPYLVLSLHLNPSWKGHPGGMAAVLSPSYRTFYNLRKISEGKSSKSFEEGPWSEWMRFKMEWSRLENAVADAWIYFNGYWPNKSGKKTDLSNFEGYRQNMVTWKYADPSGWIDKAVLDGPGPYAKKHSEYSAKGKFWDRERGEPELWRREDGAEGFGGDNHYAAAELMRFLQYGLRTLPNQEEELSNPGPINKPYISTYSLPTFINAISAYLEIGYIDKEKDMKILTQRRRDTAISLAVGLYSLFHGIKIKPADLPYVPKGKKIDWQRYENLKEGNYFRVVRDE from the coding sequence GTGATACGAAAAATTTTACTCATCCTTTTCCTTTTAATATTCTCTCTCTCCGTTTCTTCCCAAGAAACAATTCCGAAAAGAACCTATAATATAGTCATAGATCCTGGCCATGGAGGTTTGGATTTAAAACCGAAAGAGGAACACGGAGACAAATACGATCCTATCTCCAATAAATATCTGGAACCTTATAAAGCAGGCGCCCAAACAAAGTCCAGAAGAGAAAGTGAAGTCGTATTAGCTCTTGCAAAAGAAGTAAAAGAAATTTTGGATCTCACTAAAACTCCGGAAGGATTCGAAACATTTAGAACTTACGCCAAAAAATTCACGAATGATACACTCCCATGGATCAGGATCGATTCGGATCTCACTAGAGAAGAAACAGCAAAAGAAGAAGGAGCAGATCTTTCTTCCGATCCGAATGCATTTTATAGATTATACGATTACCCGGATAAAAAATCAGGTAAGATCAAACCGGGTAGAATTTCCAGGATCAACGCTGCTCGACCTTATTTAGTTCTATCTTTACATTTGAATCCAAGTTGGAAAGGACATCCGGGAGGAATGGCTGCAGTACTGTCTCCTTCTTATAGAACATTCTATAATTTACGAAAAATATCCGAAGGGAAATCTTCCAAGTCATTCGAAGAAGGACCTTGGAGCGAATGGATGCGTTTCAAAATGGAATGGTCGCGTTTAGAAAATGCGGTAGCGGATGCTTGGATCTACTTTAATGGGTACTGGCCGAATAAATCCGGAAAAAAAACGGACCTTTCTAATTTCGAAGGGTATCGCCAAAACATGGTGACCTGGAAATATGCGGATCCTTCCGGATGGATCGATAAAGCGGTGTTAGACGGTCCGGGACCTTATGCCAAGAAACATTCAGAATATTCCGCCAAAGGAAAATTCTGGGACAGAGAAAGAGGAGAGCCTGAACTCTGGAGAAGAGAAGACGGTGCAGAAGGTTTCGGGGGAGACAATCATTACGCCGCAGCAGAACTCATGAGATTTTTGCAATACGGCCTTAGGACTCTTCCCAACCAAGAGGAAGAATTATCCAATCCTGGTCCAATCAATAAACCATATATCTCTACTTATAGCCTTCCTACTTTTATCAATGCAATCTCCGCTTATTTGGAAATTGGTTATATTGATAAGGAGAAGGACATGAAAATCCTAACCCAAAGAAGAAGGGATACTGCAATCAGTTTAGCAGTAGGACTTTATTCGTTATTCCATGGTATCAAAATTAAACCTGCTGATCTACCTTACGTCCCTAAAGGTAAAAAAATAGACTGGCAACGTTATGAGAACTTGAAGGAAGGAAATTATTTCAGGGTAGTAAGGGACGAGTGA
- a CDS encoding O-methyltransferase — protein MASQNPKQKYGTSIYKDGLEEWIHSELVKRPYDWLEDLERKAAQDKFPVLTPASGAVLAFLASSWDPDFVLELGTGYGISLFWILSVVRKITKIQTVDREAEFIQVAKEFLSKLEPNSSRVEFKNADCSEIAKEFLGTSSSGQKELMFVDCDKIRYPEILEIILEKGRTRNLRVIYDNVLWHGRIADPENQAPSDQAVRKLWSLTKNSKIEYTLFPVGDGILCFDFKQ, from the coding sequence ATGGCTTCTCAAAATCCAAAACAGAAATACGGGACTTCTATTTATAAGGACGGATTGGAAGAATGGATCCATTCGGAATTAGTAAAACGCCCTTATGATTGGCTGGAAGATCTGGAAAGGAAGGCAGCTCAGGATAAGTTTCCCGTTTTGACTCCTGCCTCAGGAGCTGTTCTCGCATTTTTGGCTTCTTCTTGGGATCCGGACTTCGTTTTGGAATTGGGGACCGGATATGGGATCTCTTTATTTTGGATCTTATCTGTAGTTCGTAAAATCACTAAGATCCAAACTGTGGACCGAGAGGCGGAGTTTATCCAAGTTGCGAAAGAATTTCTTTCTAAACTGGAGCCAAATTCTTCCAGAGTGGAATTTAAGAATGCGGACTGCTCCGAGATCGCAAAAGAGTTTTTGGGGACTTCTTCTTCCGGACAAAAAGAACTGATGTTTGTGGACTGCGATAAGATCCGTTACCCTGAAATTTTAGAAATTATCCTGGAAAAAGGTAGAACCAGAAATCTAAGAGTGATCTACGATAATGTTCTCTGGCATGGGAGGATTGCAGATCCTGAAAACCAAGCTCCTTCAGACCAGGCGGTGCGTAAATTATGGTCCCTAACCAAAAATTCTAAGATAGAATACACCTTATTCCCTGTTGGTGACGGAATATTATGTTTCGATTTTAAGCAATAA
- a CDS encoding MBL fold metallo-hydrolase encodes MDCKFEHRGYLFEGISEGGIRTSVVMPRLGLMFDIGHQNPDRINIERLLLTHAHLDHSAGIPYYISQRSLRKLGPPKIYLPKTLEAPMREILSLYSKIEDFPYNYEMKGLEEGEEIDIDAYHFFKVWKTFHRVDSQGYTIYERKKKLRSEFAGLDRNELLKKKEEGIEINELHSKPVVSFSGDTKIEYVLTHKDVAESEILFLECTYIDHERNVEDAREWGHIHLDEIMHHLSSFKNEKIVLIHFSKRYPPAYIRRVFSKRIPPSERDRIHLFIPE; translated from the coding sequence ATGGATTGTAAATTCGAACATAGAGGATATTTATTCGAAGGAATTTCGGAAGGAGGGATCCGTACCTCTGTTGTCATGCCTCGTTTAGGATTGATGTTCGATATTGGACACCAAAATCCGGATCGTATCAATATAGAAAGGTTACTCTTAACCCATGCACATTTGGATCATTCTGCGGGAATTCCTTATTATATTTCCCAAAGATCCTTACGTAAATTAGGACCTCCTAAAATATATCTTCCTAAAACTTTGGAAGCACCTATGAGAGAAATTTTATCTCTCTATTCCAAGATAGAGGATTTCCCTTACAACTATGAGATGAAAGGATTGGAAGAAGGGGAAGAAATAGATATAGACGCGTACCATTTTTTTAAAGTATGGAAAACTTTCCATAGAGTGGATTCCCAAGGTTATACGATCTACGAAAGGAAAAAAAAGTTAAGATCCGAATTTGCAGGGCTGGACCGGAACGAACTTTTAAAAAAGAAAGAAGAAGGGATTGAAATCAACGAACTTCATTCCAAACCTGTGGTCAGTTTTTCCGGAGATACTAAAATTGAATACGTCCTGACTCATAAGGATGTAGCAGAATCAGAAATTCTATTTTTAGAATGTACTTATATAGATCATGAGAGAAATGTGGAGGATGCCAGGGAGTGGGGGCATATTCACTTGGACGAGATAATGCATCACCTCTCTTCTTTCAAAAACGAAAAGATAGTTCTGATCCATTTTTCTAAACGTTATCCTCCCGCTTATATTCGAAGAGTATTCTCTAAAAGAATTCCACCTTCCGAAAGAGATCGGATCCATCTTTTTATTCCCGAATAA
- a CDS encoding M16 family metallopeptidase, translating into MNIIKKLIISAFVFLFSFVASDAAPGDFIKDVKVPALEFHFPEIKEIGQDPNTRILYLENSEFPIKTLEITFYSGPSFYNKTSFELVEIFPEAWKKGGTISHPGESFAEVWESYGSKLRVDSDLDTVTVTFSWLSRYDRESKALISEFLKQPIFGKEAFEIARLQLGEQVKRRNDNIVGLAFRKANELVYQGKVKGKSLSLPALEQLKEEDLEEYYKNQLLSSRRSILVSGKWSQDEIPQFLGDILPKFVGSPVMESQGSSPEELNKNLKSKEIKNLIVDKANTQNVVLFLGVGPAHNDKDFYAVQVLNYLVGGGGFTSYFMSKIRSDKGLAYSSSSHPVFEKDHSVIYFFTQTKSQSTMEVYNLMGEILGDSTFSNISEEELKNAKEAILNKFIFLFTDSVEILRNEVRFREHKMPKDYLKNYRDKIQEVSLADLRRVGKIYFRRDKLTAVISGPKSSVASDLPGQKTIGPEDPIP; encoded by the coding sequence ATGAATATTATAAAAAAATTAATTATCTCCGCATTCGTATTTTTATTCTCCTTTGTTGCTTCTGATGCTGCTCCTGGGGATTTCATAAAAGACGTAAAGGTCCCCGCTTTAGAATTCCATTTCCCGGAAATTAAGGAGATCGGTCAGGATCCAAATACTCGGATCTTATATCTGGAAAATTCAGAGTTCCCGATCAAAACTTTGGAGATCACTTTTTACTCAGGACCTTCTTTCTATAACAAAACATCTTTCGAGCTAGTTGAAATTTTCCCGGAGGCTTGGAAGAAGGGAGGCACAATTTCCCATCCTGGTGAAAGTTTCGCTGAAGTCTGGGAGTCCTACGGTTCCAAGCTGAGAGTAGACTCCGATCTGGATACTGTGACCGTAACATTCTCCTGGCTTTCCAGATACGACCGAGAATCCAAGGCTTTAATCTCAGAATTCCTAAAACAGCCGATTTTTGGAAAGGAAGCATTCGAGATCGCAAGATTGCAGTTAGGCGAGCAAGTCAAAAGAAGAAACGATAATATTGTGGGACTCGCTTTTAGAAAGGCAAACGAACTTGTATACCAAGGTAAAGTAAAAGGTAAGTCTCTTTCTTTGCCCGCACTCGAGCAACTAAAGGAAGAAGATCTAGAAGAATATTATAAAAACCAATTATTGAGTTCCAGACGCTCTATACTCGTGAGCGGTAAATGGAGCCAAGATGAGATCCCTCAGTTTTTAGGAGATATTCTTCCGAAATTTGTCGGATCTCCTGTGATGGAATCACAAGGTTCCAGTCCGGAAGAATTGAATAAGAACCTAAAGAGTAAAGAGATCAAAAACCTGATCGTGGATAAGGCAAACACCCAAAACGTGGTTTTATTTCTGGGAGTTGGGCCTGCTCATAACGATAAGGATTTTTATGCAGTCCAAGTTTTAAATTATTTGGTTGGAGGCGGAGGTTTTACTTCTTACTTCATGAGTAAGATCCGATCCGATAAGGGTTTGGCTTATTCTTCTTCCAGTCATCCTGTGTTCGAAAAGGATCATTCAGTAATTTACTTTTTTACTCAGACTAAATCCCAAAGCACCATGGAGGTTTATAATCTCATGGGAGAAATTTTGGGAGATTCTACATTCTCCAATATAAGCGAAGAAGAATTGAAGAATGCAAAAGAGGCAATTCTAAACAAGTTCATCTTCTTGTTTACCGACTCGGTGGAAATTCTCAGAAACGAAGTCCGATTCAGAGAGCATAAAATGCCTAAGGATTATCTAAAGAATTATAGGGACAAAATCCAAGAAGTAAGTCTTGCAGATTTGAGAAGAGTGGGTAAGATATATTTTAGAAGAGATAAATTGACAGCGGTGATCTCCGGACCAAAATCTTCGGTCGCTTCTGACCTGCCTGGACAAAAAACAATAGGTCCGGAAGATCCGATCCCATAA
- a CDS encoding M16 family metallopeptidase: MWEYLSKSVISRFSFLFFTLCIFINLETFANEDIFSEIRTNLESRVKKVTLKNGIRLLMMKRADSPTVAVYTKFLVGAADETPEIAGTAHLLEHMLFKGTKNIGVTDAQKEKVYLEQIRVWGKRLDSYRLQERELAAKGEPVPEKLIKDKNILEIRFKNLLELHRKFVVSNEDSYIYEKNGGTGFNAYTTNDVTNYQILLPANRLEIWAKLESDRLKDPILREYYTERDVVLEERRMRVENQGMGILREKFLGAAFPKHSYGMPVIGYEANLPFLDIDKTEEFFKKNYRPHKMAIGIVGDLDFDKTETLVRKYFEDIPDGPSPKLSHEPESFDHETRRVSVKHSSGPMKVMGWLTPASPHSDRPVLELIDAILSQGETGRLYKRLVLRDKLAQRVACWTGEPGERYANLFAIYVTNVRGADPDKIESSILEEIETLKKDAVTEEELAKIKNQIVADYIRGLNSNSKLADVLTYYELVAGDWTEIFDDYARLDRVTPDDIKRVAQKYFTPRNLTVGDLINSDGEKK, translated from the coding sequence ATGTGGGAATACCTTTCCAAGTCCGTCATTTCTCGTTTTAGCTTTTTGTTTTTCACTCTTTGCATTTTTATAAACCTCGAAACCTTCGCCAACGAAGACATCTTCTCAGAGATCCGAACCAATTTGGAGTCCAGAGTAAAGAAGGTGACTCTGAAGAATGGGATCAGGCTTCTTATGATGAAGAGAGCGGATTCCCCTACTGTTGCGGTTTATACCAAATTTTTGGTAGGAGCTGCGGATGAAACTCCAGAGATCGCAGGAACGGCTCACCTTTTAGAGCATATGCTTTTTAAGGGCACAAAGAATATTGGGGTCACCGATGCTCAAAAAGAAAAAGTATATCTGGAGCAGATCCGTGTTTGGGGAAAACGTTTAGATTCTTATCGTCTGCAAGAAAGGGAATTGGCCGCAAAAGGTGAACCTGTTCCGGAAAAACTGATCAAAGACAAAAATATTTTAGAGATTAGATTTAAAAATTTGTTGGAGCTCCATCGTAAGTTTGTGGTTTCCAACGAGGACTCTTATATTTACGAAAAGAATGGCGGCACCGGCTTTAACGCATACACTACGAATGATGTTACAAATTACCAAATTTTGCTTCCTGCAAATAGATTAGAGATCTGGGCTAAGCTGGAATCGGATAGATTAAAAGATCCTATATTAAGAGAATATTATACTGAAAGGGACGTGGTCCTGGAAGAGCGCAGGATGAGAGTGGAAAACCAAGGAATGGGGATCCTAAGAGAAAAATTTTTAGGTGCCGCTTTCCCGAAACATTCTTACGGAATGCCTGTGATCGGTTACGAAGCTAATCTCCCTTTTTTAGATATAGATAAAACGGAAGAATTTTTCAAAAAGAATTATAGACCACATAAAATGGCGATCGGGATCGTAGGAGATCTTGATTTTGATAAGACTGAAACATTAGTTCGGAAATATTTCGAAGATATTCCGGATGGACCTTCTCCTAAACTTTCTCATGAGCCAGAAAGTTTTGATCATGAGACTAGGAGAGTGAGTGTAAAACATTCTTCCGGTCCTATGAAGGTAATGGGTTGGTTGACTCCTGCTTCTCCTCATTCTGATCGACCGGTTTTGGAATTGATAGATGCGATCTTATCTCAGGGAGAGACAGGAAGATTGTACAAAAGACTTGTTCTTAGGGACAAACTTGCCCAAAGAGTGGCTTGTTGGACTGGAGAGCCGGGAGAAAGATACGCAAATCTTTTCGCGATCTATGTGACGAATGTAAGAGGAGCAGACCCGGATAAGATCGAATCTTCTATTTTAGAAGAGATTGAAACTCTCAAAAAAGATGCGGTTACCGAAGAGGAACTGGCAAAGATCAAAAACCAGATCGTTGCTGATTATATCAGAGGTTTAAACAGTAATTCAAAACTCGCAGATGTTCTTACTTATTACGAATTGGTGGCCGGGGATTGGACAGAAATTTTCGACGATTATGCACGTTTGGATAGGGTAACTCCGGATGATATCAAGAGAGTCGCCCAAAAATATTTCACACCCCGAAATTTGACTGTAGGTGATCTGATCAATTCAGACGGAGAGAAAAAATGA
- a CDS encoding lipoprotein, translating to MPTKTIFALLIVSLISVCKTPQTEEPKKETPKNVAEESAPTEDDQFVKATEGFISSSTYQVVVSSLDGNESEALDLAKKRALNLFIAEKGDSFRPTDRKFLKELVDSKGKFVKVSKPINGKTYYLFHVSQPDLKIEIKK from the coding sequence ATGCCTACAAAAACAATCTTCGCGTTACTGATCGTTTCTCTCATTTCCGTATGTAAAACGCCTCAAACGGAAGAACCTAAAAAAGAAACCCCTAAGAATGTAGCGGAAGAATCCGCTCCGACCGAAGACGACCAATTCGTAAAAGCAACCGAAGGTTTTATCAGCTCTTCTACGTATCAAGTTGTTGTGTCTTCTCTGGATGGGAACGAAAGCGAGGCATTGGATCTAGCCAAAAAAAGGGCCTTAAATCTTTTTATAGCGGAGAAGGGAGACTCATTCCGTCCAACCGACAGAAAATTCCTGAAAGAACTTGTAGATTCCAAGGGCAAATTCGTAAAAGTTTCCAAGCCGATCAATGGAAAGACATATTATCTATTTCATGTATCTCAACCGGATCTCAAGATCGAAATCAAGAAATGA